A genomic region of Branchiostoma lanceolatum isolate klBraLanc5 chromosome 4, klBraLanc5.hap2, whole genome shotgun sequence contains the following coding sequences:
- the LOC136433917 gene encoding kelch-like protein 24 has translation MMAAVQRSQPSFNFCHNPHLGSLLQGLQELRSNKLLVDVTLCISGKEIPCHRNILAVCSEYFHAMFCSGHLESRQQKVDIHGVSPDTLQLLVDYAYTSKVTITESNAVELLEGANFFQILPVYDACVTFISNNLSAKDCLQMMQVGNMLSCPDLEKKARLCALKEFAAVSKTPEFLSLTKDQLITLISSDDLNASEETVYSAVMAWIDHDNEQRKEEMRELMELVRFPFMDKVYFVENVLSNRSFCTSGQDIVKETLKHQLFPGEVRSPRTRPRRVSGLREAVVVMGGIKRQGSTVNPDDFSQFIQMTYCAEPEPTSTSWIYLSRMDQLAQTVFPAAVLGTSEIIMSIGKDVFLYKPKLLSCSTLASMNSERHYNKLAVLHGKVYAIGGLINGSALSSVEVYDGSQNKWTAGVPLPQPRYEHAVAVLDSRIYVMGGRNAEDKSTSTVYSFSPGDTQWHSLQDMPITAAFVTASVFNGSIYARLRSRIFCFTPSKDDGLWSVVATGIPRFCGMTVFGGKVYIFGGCDKDKVNKEVLCLDPKTQSLSCVGSMATGLYAHACVTILN, from the coding sequence ATGATGGCTGCAGTACAGAGATCACAGCCATCATTCAACTTCTGCCACAATCCACATCTAGGCTCCCTCTTGCAGGGCTTGCAGGAACTGCGTTCCAACAAGCTACTGGTTGATGTTACCCTTTGCATCTCGGGAAAAGAGATCCCATGCCATAGAAACATTTTGGCTGTTTGCAGTGAATACTTTCATGCAATGTTCTGTTCTGGGCATCTCGAGAGCAGGCAGCAAAAAGTAGACATCCATGGAGTCAGCCCTGACACATTGCAGCTTCTTGTTGACTACGCCTACACGTCAAAAGTCACCATCACAGAAAGCAATGCTGTAGAACTGCTGGAAGGGGCCAACTTCTTCCAGATCCTACCTGTGTATGATGCATGCGTGACCTTCATATCCAACAACCTGAGTGCTAAAGACTGTCTGCAGATGATGCAGGTGGGCAACATGCTGTCCTGCCCAGACCTGGAGAAGAAAGCAAGATTGTGTGCCTTGAAGGAGTTTGCAGCAGTCAGCAAAACACCTGAGTTCCTCTCCTTGACTAAGGACCAGCTCATCACACTCATCTCATCAGACGATCTCAATGCCTCTGAAGAAACTGTGTACTCAGCGGTGATGGCTTGGATTGACCATGACAACGAGCAGAGGAAGGAGGAGATGAGAGAGCTGATGGAACTGGTCAGGTTCCCCTTCATGGACAAGGTGTACTTCGTGGAGAATGTACTAAGCAATAGATCATTCTGCACATCTGGCCAGGATATTGTGAAAGAAACTCTTAAGCACCAGCTGTTTCCAGGAGAGGTCAGGTCACCCCGCACCCGTCCCCGCCGTGTCAGTGGTCTGAGGGAGGCAGTCGTGGTTATGGGAGGGATAAAGAGACAAGGCAGTACAGTTAATCCTGATGATTTCTCCCAATTCATCCAAATGACCTACTGTGCCGAGCCTGAGCCGACAAGTACAAGTTGGATTTACTTGTCCAGGATGGACCAGCTTGCTCAGACAGTATTTCCAGCAGCTGTTCTAGGTACCAGTGAGATCATCATGTCTATTGGCAAAGACGTGTTCTTGTACAAACCAAAACTGCTCTCTTGCTCCACTCTTGCTTCGATGAACTCAGAGCGGCACTATAACAAGCTGGCAGTGCTACATGGAAAAGTGTATGCAATCGGTGGGCTGATCAATGGATCTGCACTTTCTTCTGTTGAGGTCTATGACGGAAGCCAGAACAAGTGGACCGCTGGTGTACCTCTTCCACAGCCAAGGTACGAGCATGCTGTCGCAGTGTTGGACAGCAGGATATATGTGATGGGCGGACGCAATGCTGAAGACAAGTCAACATCAACAGTGTACTCCTTCAGCCCAGGAGACACCCAGTGGCACTCACTACAAGACATGCCCATAACAGCAGCTTTTGTGACAGCTTCAGTTTTCAATGGCAGCATTTATGCTAGGCTACGTTCACGGATTTTCTGTTTTACACCTAGCAAAGATGACGGTCTCTGGAGCGTGGTAGCAACTGGTATTCCACGCTTTTGTGGAATGACTGTGTTTGGTGGGAAGGTTTATATCTTTGGAGGCTGTGACAAAGACAAGGTAAACAAAGAAGTCTTGTGCCTTGATCCCAAAACCCAGTCACTCAGTTGTGTGGGATCCATGGCCACAGGTCTGTATGCCCATGCCTGTGTTACCATACTGAACTGA